Within the Iodidimonas sp. SYSU 1G8 genome, the region ACACGCAGCCACTGGGGCTTTTGCCCTGGGAAGGCGTGACGAAGTGAAGATCCGAGAGCCAGGAGACCTGCCACCTTCGTCGCTCGTCTTTCGGTCGGGAAGAACTGGAAGAGCGGTCCTCCGTAGAGGCGACACCTTGTGTAACTGCGGGTGGGCCGTGCGGACGTCTGGCTTGAAAGGCCGTTTCGTACTCCTTCCATGAACCATCGTTGGCTCAGTCCGTCCCGCGACTGATAACGGGGCGTCGCCCCCGATGGAGGAACTATGACTGCGCGTTCAATGCGAGCGCGGGCAGCGGGGTATTCGTGCGCCCTGATCGCTCTCGCCATGCCGGGTACGGGATTTGCTCAGACCCTCGATACGACAGCGTTGGAAGAAGTGGTGGTGAGCGCGAGCCGCACCGGCCTCAAGCCGCGCGAGATCGGCAGCTCGTTCAGCGTCATCGATGCCGAAGACCTGCAGGCCAACCAGGTAACGGTGCTGCGCGATCTGCTGCAGGATCTGCCGGGTATCCAGATCAGCAACAATCGCCCCGGCGGTTTTTCGAACCTCAGCATCCGGGGCTCGGACAATGATCAGGTTCTCGTGCTGATCGACGGCATCGAGCTGGGCGATCCCAGCAGCACCAGCACCCAGTTCCAGATGGACCATCTGACCGCGCTCGACGTGTCTCGTATCGAGGTGCTGCGCGGCAATCAGAGTTCGCTCTATGGCAGCGATGCGATCGGCGGTGTCATCAACATCGTCACCAGGCGTGCGACCGAGGACGGCCTTACCCTGAACGGCGAAATGGAGGGCGGCTCCTTCGGCACCTTCAACGGCGGCGCGTCGCTGTACGGCAAGACCGGGCCGCTCGATGTGCGTCTTTCGGTGACCGGCCATCGCAATGACGGTCCGTCGCTGGCGGCGCCGACGGCCGGTCCGTCGGTCGAGCCTGATGCCTATAGCCGCTACGGCTTCAGTGGCCGCATCGGATACCAGATCACCGATAATCTGGAAATCGTCGCGACGGGGTTCCTCAGCCGGACGGATTCCGATCTCGATGGCACTGGCACCGATGTGTCGAGCAATGACAACGTGGAGAAGGACGAGGACGCGGCGGCCATCCAGGTCAATCACAAGGCCTTCGACGGAAGATGGCGCAACAGTCTGCTTGCCAGTTACTACCAGGCCGAGCGCCTCTATTTCGGCCGGTCTACCCGGCCTGAAGGCGATCAGTATCTCGGCAAGAAGCGTAACCTCAACTACACCAGCGCCTTCGATGCGACGGAATGGCTCAGCGTCGTCGTGGGCGGTAACCTGGAAGAGGAATCCACCGACCAGATCACGTCCTTCTCCGGTGACTTCATCGAGAAAGTCGATACCAAA harbors:
- a CDS encoding TonB-dependent receptor, whose translation is MTARSMRARAAGYSCALIALAMPGTGFAQTLDTTALEEVVVSASRTGLKPREIGSSFSVIDAEDLQANQVTVLRDLLQDLPGIQISNNRPGGFSNLSIRGSDNDQVLVLIDGIELGDPSSTSTQFQMDHLTALDVSRIEVLRGNQSSLYGSDAIGGVINIVTRRATEDGLTLNGEMEGGSFGTFNGGASLYGKTGPLDVRLSVTGHRNDGPSLAAPTAGPSVEPDAYSRYGFSGRIGYQITDNLEIVATGFLSRTDSDLDGTGTDVSSNDNVEKDEDAAAIQVNHKAFDGRWRNSLLASYYQAERLYFGRSTRPEGDQYLGKKRNLNYTSAFDATEWLSVVVGGNLEEESTDQITSFSGDFIEKVDTKSVFGEVALKPLENLTLTGAFRYDDNSQFGGFDTYRGTVAYVLPAALAGGDLKLRASYGTGAKAPGLYQLYDPTYGNPNLTVEESQGWDAGFDLNWADPQINLTVNYFESHVEDEIEFILNGYRMGGESKSKGVEFGATAQITPWLSVSQSYTYLSSRKLPANTWKGRPRHSGATSVTIYPLEDLSITARARFKSENLSSGVNRPVDGFVTVDLLVSYRVNDQLELYGRVVNLFDKDYMLNWGNSTYGLSGFVGVRASLNVL